The following are from one region of the Geothermobacter ehrlichii genome:
- a CDS encoding EscU/YscU/HrcU family type III secretion system export apparatus switch protein: MTGQANEHLATALRYDPKKDRAPKIVATGRGELARRIIQAAENAGVPIVADGDLVEVLARMPLDTEIPEDLYQAVAEVLAFVYRLNRCFADSTESPQA; the protein is encoded by the coding sequence ATGACCGGACAGGCGAACGAACACCTGGCGACCGCGCTGCGTTACGACCCGAAGAAAGACAGGGCACCGAAAATCGTCGCCACCGGCAGAGGCGAACTGGCCCGCCGGATCATCCAGGCGGCGGAAAATGCCGGCGTCCCCATCGTCGCCGACGGCGATCTGGTCGAAGTGCTGGCCAGAATGCCCCTCGATACGGAAATCCCGGAAGATCTCTACCAGGCGGTCGCCGAAGTTCTCGCCTTTGTCTACCGCCTCAACCGGTGCTTCGCCGACAGCACGGAATCTCCTCAGGCCTGA
- a CDS encoding PilZ domain-containing protein: MKDLASDLQEGSLLSVTIPIARGNRVTLDGAVEETADPLIIRIQKTDENEPAIDDHQEWVLTQELGDRVHLYHAGLVRILGPRRYALTLRDRQTHKSTRKSCRIQARVRIREWTGHSAWSRLRKAKPRQVTLSTSGICFLTDDHFHPGQKVNLEISLPGHAFRPVQVTGQIIRALPKGAGKQEIAVAFLNLSSEDSDIIETFFIREQFRVMTDRIRLLGEALSPSLTEKENGGKT, from the coding sequence ATGAAGGATCTTGCTTCCGACCTGCAAGAAGGCAGCCTGTTGAGCGTCACCATTCCCATCGCCAGGGGGAACAGGGTCACCCTCGACGGAGCAGTGGAAGAGACAGCCGATCCCCTGATCATCCGAATACAGAAAACCGACGAGAACGAACCGGCCATCGACGACCACCAGGAATGGGTTCTGACCCAGGAGCTCGGTGACAGGGTTCACCTCTACCATGCCGGACTGGTACGGATTCTCGGTCCCCGCCGCTATGCGCTGACCCTCAGGGACAGGCAGACCCACAAATCGACCCGAAAATCATGCCGCATCCAGGCCCGGGTCCGCATTCGGGAATGGACCGGCCACAGCGCCTGGTCCCGCCTGCGCAAGGCCAAACCGCGTCAGGTGACGTTGAGCACGAGCGGCATCTGCTTTCTGACCGACGATCATTTTCATCCCGGCCAAAAAGTCAATCTCGAGATCAGCCTCCCCGGTCATGCTTTTCGCCCGGTTCAGGTTACGGGCCAGATCATCAGGGCCCTTCCCAAGGGTGCCGGCAAACAGGAAATAGCCGTCGCCTTTCTCAATCTCTCCAGCGAAGATTCCGATATCATCGAAACATTCTTCATCCGCGAACAGTTTCGCGTCATGACCGATCGCATCAGGCTGCTCGGCGAAGCCCTGAGCCCGAGCCTGACCGAAAAAGAAAACGGCGGGAAAACCTGA
- a CDS encoding O-acetyl-ADP-ribose deacetylase, which yields MRYRLVLGDITRLKVDAIVNAANRTLLGGGGVDGAIHRAAGPELRETCRRLGGCETGDAKMTPGFALPAAHVIHTVGPVWKGGGRDEEGLLASCYRNCLRLALENGLRSVAFPSISTGAYGFPVEKACRIALNEVAAFVDVHADAFDEIVFCCFSASDRDVYRVLMQELGLAFDQA from the coding sequence ATGCGTTACAGGCTGGTTTTGGGGGATATCACCCGGCTGAAGGTCGATGCGATCGTCAATGCCGCCAACCGGACGCTGCTGGGAGGCGGCGGTGTTGACGGCGCCATCCATCGGGCCGCCGGACCGGAGCTGCGCGAGACTTGCCGTCGTCTGGGGGGCTGCGAGACCGGCGATGCCAAGATGACACCCGGCTTTGCGCTGCCGGCCGCCCATGTCATTCATACCGTCGGTCCGGTGTGGAAAGGGGGCGGTCGCGACGAAGAGGGGCTGCTGGCGTCCTGCTACCGCAATTGCCTGAGGCTCGCCCTGGAGAACGGTTTGCGAAGCGTCGCTTTTCCGTCAATCAGCACCGGCGCCTACGGATTTCCCGTCGAGAAGGCATGCCGGATTGCGCTGAACGAGGTCGCGGCTTTTGTCGATGTTCACGCCGACGCATTCGACGAAATCGTTTTCTGCTGCTTTTCGGCCTCCGATCGCGACGTTTATCGCGTGCTCATGCAGGAGTTGGGGCTGGCTTTCGATCAGGCCTGA
- a CDS encoding flagellar hook-length control protein FliK, whose protein sequence is MSLINPLAAPAAPTANPGAVLSRESREQNLRRDQIVRASVVEGGLERVLLQVDSKTYWVETEVPLAKGQKLDLQLAENGEGLVLKLLFPSMDDHIRRVLHLVGRQLQVEHLLGLLSEKNGFSPDKVPDTARAFLAAMHRALEEPERVDGRILRTILESLGLDFERQLADGKTDEALGCLKGLLLRLQAEGSEHPREEVRLSMQLLESMQLFHARLARDGLFFLPLPLPFIDYGYLLYEEGRPKDKDGQKTDRLRILLSMSAIGTVDIKLLKDESGLDLRLEVEREEVLAAVKEFRQELQDALTPLGLRSMHLTRGRVQPERHLLHLLTGGTRGVLDTRI, encoded by the coding sequence ATGAGTCTGATCAATCCGCTGGCCGCGCCCGCGGCCCCCACCGCCAATCCCGGCGCCGTGCTGTCCAGAGAAAGCCGGGAGCAGAATCTGCGCCGTGACCAGATCGTCCGGGCATCGGTCGTCGAGGGCGGTCTGGAAAGGGTGCTGCTGCAGGTCGACAGCAAAACGTACTGGGTCGAGACGGAAGTCCCCCTCGCCAAGGGGCAGAAACTCGACCTGCAGCTGGCCGAAAATGGTGAAGGGCTCGTACTCAAACTGCTCTTTCCGTCCATGGACGACCACATACGACGGGTGCTGCACCTGGTCGGCCGCCAGTTGCAGGTTGAACATCTGCTCGGTTTGCTATCGGAAAAAAACGGATTCTCGCCGGACAAGGTACCGGACACTGCCCGGGCTTTCCTGGCGGCCATGCACCGCGCCCTGGAAGAGCCGGAAAGAGTTGACGGCCGGATCCTGCGCACCATCCTCGAGTCTCTGGGGCTCGACTTCGAACGACAGTTGGCAGATGGCAAAACGGACGAAGCACTGGGTTGCCTGAAAGGACTGCTGCTCAGGTTGCAGGCAGAGGGTTCGGAACACCCTCGAGAAGAGGTCAGGCTTTCAATGCAACTGCTTGAATCGATGCAGCTTTTTCATGCCAGACTGGCCCGGGACGGGCTCTTTTTTCTCCCGCTTCCCCTCCCCTTCATCGACTACGGCTACCTGCTGTACGAAGAGGGGCGGCCGAAGGACAAAGACGGACAGAAAACGGACCGACTGCGCATTCTGCTCAGCATGAGCGCCATCGGCACGGTCGACATCAAGCTGCTGAAAGACGAATCCGGACTCGATCTGCGCCTGGAAGTAGAGCGGGAAGAGGTTCTGGCCGCCGTGAAAGAGTTCCGGCAGGAACTGCAGGACGCCCTGACCCCCCTGGGACTGCGCTCCATGCATCTGACCCGGGGAAGGGTGCAGCCGGAACGACATCTGCTGCATCTGTTGACTGGCGGAACCCGCGGCGTTCTCGACACGAGGATCTGA
- a CDS encoding flagellar brake protein, with the protein METIELLADNQVVRINVPLIGRRTLSLDCIPERVENGFFDVSFFPDQLPAEELDLEGQCTLSFDVSDMVYIVRARIDSLSASGKLRLINVESFSSGQKREYFRIDTELSLLYRPVDQDEEHAAEKTRVNLSGGGIRFPASTHLRLRDKIMVKLCFGDLTEIDAECVGQVVRIDEKRGGHMEVAVAFLDISPKDRDKIISYCFARQREQLRKRVRVKDDRHGAG; encoded by the coding sequence ATGGAGACGATCGAACTGTTGGCCGACAACCAGGTGGTGCGCATCAACGTTCCCCTTATCGGACGCCGCACCCTGAGTCTCGACTGCATCCCCGAACGCGTCGAGAACGGCTTTTTTGACGTCTCCTTCTTCCCCGACCAGCTTCCGGCCGAAGAGCTCGACCTCGAAGGTCAATGCACCCTCTCCTTCGATGTCAGCGACATGGTTTATATCGTCAGGGCCCGCATCGACAGCCTGTCGGCATCCGGCAAACTGCGCCTGATCAATGTCGAGAGCTTTTCGAGCGGGCAGAAACGGGAATATTTCCGTATCGACACCGAGCTCTCCCTGCTCTACCGCCCCGTCGACCAGGACGAGGAACACGCCGCCGAAAAGACCAGGGTCAACCTGAGCGGCGGCGGCATCCGCTTTCCTGCCAGTACCCATTTGCGCCTGCGCGACAAGATCATGGTCAAGCTCTGTTTCGGTGACCTGACGGAAATCGACGCCGAATGCGTTGGCCAGGTCGTCCGCATCGACGAAAAACGGGGAGGACACATGGAGGTAGCCGTCGCCTTTCTCGACATCTCCCCCAAGGATCGCGACAAGATCATCTCCTACTGTTTCGCCCGCCAGCGCGAACAGCTGCGCAAAAGAGTCCGGGTCAAGGATGACAGACATGGAGCCGGATGA